The segment ACGGTAATAGAGACCGACCCGATAATAGACCAACCAATTTGTGCTTTGGTCAGGTCCATTTCCTCACGCACCACCTTCATCAGAGGTGCAATGCCGAACCAGGCAAAGAAGCAGAGGAAGAATGCGAACCACGACATATGGAAGGCGCGCATTTGTGGGGACGAGAAATCGAATAGTCGGATGCGAGTCGCTTTGTTATCAAATTGCATAGTTAGATAATGAGAGTCATAGGGGTGTTCCTTTGCCCGAGGTTTAAAGAGTGAGCGCGTACCGGGGGCTTTATTTAATGTTCAGGGTGTTGAAGAAAATCAGAAGGATCAGAGATTAGTTCTCAAACGTGTGAGAGACTTTTCGTTACAGTTTGAGTCACCTTGCCTTTATCGCAATTTTTGTACCTTTTGCTCATTCGTGCCGCGGCGGAGTTCAGGTGATGGAGTCGAGTTGCCTATATACAAAGCATTTTCGTTTCAGAAGATTCTTTGAATAAGATGAGCACAACTGCACATATTCTGAGCGAGGTCTGCTGAGCCTCTTGGCACACCATGAAGTAAGTCTGCTCCACCGGGATTACACTCGGTCGAGCATTTGACAAAGTACAGGTTGCGACTTCTGCTGCGCATGTTGTACTCTTGACTTCTGAATCAGAATTCTATTACGGCTTACCACTGGGACTATTCAAGAGTTTCTCCATGATGACGACGAAAAATATTCTCAGCATCTTCGTCGGGTCTCTTCTGCTGGTACCAGTACAGGTTTGGGCCCAGTCGTCCGAGACTCCTCCGGTTGTAAAACACGTCATTCAGGAAACGTGTGTGGATTGCCATAACTCCGATTATGCGGAGGGTGGACTTGATCTCTCTGCGCTGACGTATGATCTGAGTGACCGACAACGACGCCAGCAGTGGGTTCGCATTCATGATCGGATCAACCAGGGCGAGATGCCTCCCGACAGCGATGACTTGCCCGCCGAGCAGCGAAATTCACTCGTGCAGGCACTGTCTGTCACCCTGCTTGAAGCGGATGCCAAAGAAGTGGCAGAAACCGGACGTGGACCGATGCGGCGACTGAACCGCGATGAATATCAGCAAAATCTGCGTGATTTACTCTCACTCCCTTCGCTCGATATACGCGACATGGTTCCGGAAGATCGGGAGGCATTTCATTTCAACAAGACTGCGGAAACACTCGACATCACTCGAGTACAACTGACGGCCTATCTGAATGCTACCGAAGCGGCGCTGATGCATGCTCTCGCCAGCGGAGTTGTTCCTCCCGAGCAGATATCCTTTCGCGCCGTCGGACGAAGCTTGTTTTCAGTGAAGGCAACTTTCGGAAATCGAGAAGCGATGTTTTTTGCCCGCGACGGGAAAGCACTCGATAATAAACAAGTCGATGAAACACCCAACGACGAGAACATTGAACTCGCCCTGTTTCGATCCGCTCACTGGCCTTATTACGGTTACCCGGCAGGATTTGTCGCAAAGCGATCAGGCGAATATCGAGTTCGATTTTCGGCCAGATCGGTTCTACAGTTACCAGGATATGAGTTAAAGCCTGCAACCACTCCCATCCCCATGACCTTTCGAGCGAGAAAACCATCCGGGGCCGATGTTTCCGGCGATGTCCGAGCGACGGGCGGTTTGATCGACATTCAGCCGGAGCAAGCAAGCTATGAAACGACTGTCCACCTGAAAGAACAGGAGACTTTTGAATACAGTCTGTTGGGATTACCCGTTCCTCTCGCGCGGAATGTGAATGGTGGACCACCGACTTATCGATATCCTCCTTTTCCTGAAGGGGGCCAGCCGGGTGTGGCATTTCAATGGCTCGAAATCGAAGGTCCCCTTTCTCCGGAAGAATGGCCCCCGAAATCCCATCGTGTTCTGTTCGACGAACTCCCGATTGAAACTTCCGATCCGGCAAGTCACTTACCGGTACAAGTGATATCAGAACAACCAGAGCAAGACGCGAAACGCCTACTCCAGCGATTCATCAACCGAGCTTCTCGAGAGCCAGTATCGGAGGAAGTTGTTTCTCGCTACGAGGGACTGGTCCATCAACGAATTCAAGAAGGAGCCACGTTCACCGAGGCGATGCTGGCCGCCTACAAGGCGTTCCTCTGTTCCGGACATATACTCTTCCTGCAGGAACCCGCAGGCGCAGACGACACCTATGCTGTTGCCTCCCGGTTATCTCACTTTCTGACCAACAGTCGACCCGATGCCCAACTGCGAGAGTTGGCCCGTGAAGTAAGACTTACTGACCCGGAAGTATTGCGGGCGGAAACCGATCGGTTAATTGAGGGCAAGTATTTTAATCGATTCGTCAACAACTTCACGGACTACTGGCTGAACCTGCGGCACGTCAACCGGGATGAACCCGACGTGCGACTTCATCCTGAATACCGATTCGATTCCTATTTAATCGAATCGATGGAACGCGAACCACGACAGTTCTTCTCGGCAATGATTCGCGAGAACCTGTCCGTTAGTTTCCTGATCGACTCGGATTACATCTACGCCAACGACCGCCTGGCAAGTCATTACGGATTGGAACCGATTTCGGGTTCGGCACTGCAACAGGTATCGTTACCGGCCGAAAGCCCTTACGGTGGTCTATTGACACAGGCGGCAATTATGAAGGTCACGTCCAATGGCACATCTACGTCTCCCGTTATTCGCGGCGCCTGGATTATGGATCGCTTGATGGGGCAACCCCCTCCTCCTCCGCCAGCGAGTGTCCCCGCCGTTGAACCCGACATTCGCGGTGCAAAGACGATTCGAGAACTACTCGCGCTGCATACGGAATCGGAGTCGTGTGCCAAATGTCATGCTCGGTTTGACCCTGTCGGGCTGGCACTAGAAAACTTTGATATCCTCGGAAGCTGGAGAACCCAGTACCGCGGATTAGAAGAAGGAGAGTCCGTTTCAGGAATTGATCGCGCCGGTCATGATTTCAAATATACGTTGGCGACGTCGGTTGATGCCTCCGGGAAATTGTTGGACGGTCGCGAGTTCCAGGACATCTTCGCATTAAAGCAACTACTCTTAAAAGAGACTCGCGGCTTGGCAAGGAATCTGTTGCAACAGTTTGTGGTATACGCGACGGGCACACCGGTCCGTTTTTCGGATCGAGTGGAAATTGAACGCATTCTCGATGCGAATGCGGCAGAGAATTATCCTGTGCGTAACTTAATTCACGGCTTGGTTCAAAGCCGCATTTTTCTGGGGTCTGCCCCGGTCGAGGTCAACCAGGATGAATAAGTTAAACCGCCGCCGTTTTCTGAAAGGGTTAGGGGTGACAGTCTCGTTACCCTGGTTGGAATCGATCGCGTCTCGCTCCGTAAGAGGAGAAGAGCCGGTTGAACCTCCACAGCGAATGTTGATGATCTCAAACAATCTGGGGATTCTATCCACTCCTTTCTTCCCTGAAAATACAGGCAAGGATTATCAACTCTCCCCCTACCTGAACGAGCTCGCCGATTTTCGTAATGACTTCAGCGTGATCAGTGGCCTTTCGCATCCGGATGTTGCTGGAGGGCACAGCACCGAGAATTGTTTCCTGACGGCCGCCAGGGGACCGACCCGCAGTGGTTTTCGAAACAGTATTTCTCTGGACCAATATGCGGCCGAAGCACTGGGCCCCGTCACCCGGTTTTCGACATTGAACCTGGGCGTCAATATCGACAAAGCAAATCGTAGCCTCTCATGGACGCGAGATGGGGCATTACTACCGGCAGAAGATCGTGCGTCGGTGCTTTTTCACAAAATGTTTGTGCAAGAGGAGGCCAAGGCGATCAAGCAACATCTGCAACGACTCGAAGAACGCCGCAGTATTCTTGATGTCTTGATGGACGACACGCGGAAAATCGAAATCCGACTTGGACAGGAAGATCGTGCTCGGCTCGATCAATACCTGACATCAATTCGTGAAGTGGAAATGCGATTGGAATCAGAACGTGAATGGGAGTTGCGACCGAAGCCAGTAACCGATCAGCCGGAACCTCAAGACATTCAAGATCAGAAGTTGTTCTTTGAAAAGTTTGACCTGATGCTTTCCATGGCGCAACTCGCTTTGGAATCGGACTGCACGCGGATCGTCACCTTGATGGTGGATGCATTCGCTACACCCGCGTTTCAACTTCATGAGGGACAGCAAACTAGTGACGGTTACCACAACTTGAGTCACCATGGGCAAGCGGAAGAAAAGCTGGCTCAGCTTGAAGATGCCGACCGACAGCAGATGGGCTTGCTTCATAAACTGTTACAAAATCTGGCGAGCAAACCCCAAGGCGATCAACGACTTCTCGATTACACGTCTGTACTGTACGGAAGTAATATGGGGGACGCAAATACGCACGACAATACCAACCTGCCGATTCTATTGGCCGGTGGTGATTATCAACATGGTCAACATCTCGCATTTCGTCACGACGAAAATGCGCCGCTTTGTAATCTGTTTGTTTCGATGCTGCAAAAACTAGGTATCGAGACTGATGAATTTGGTTCCAGCACCGGGACCTTATCCGGCGTATAGAGAGTGATGCTATGTCCAAAAACCCTAACTTGTTATGGGAGACATGGTTACTCTGCGCGTGAAGTAATTACGGTGGCAAAATCGTGATAAACCCTACAAGTCGTTGGTGAATTGCTATAGGCGCTTCCCTGTGCAGTCGATAAAAATATTGAGGAATTGCCTACTTGATTTCTGCAATAATGAATTAGTTACCCATGTTTCACAGTATCCTGACCATCTTGACTACCGCAGTTGTTGGCTTAAATGCCATCCTGGGATGCTGTTGCCACAGCTTCTGCCTGCAGTGTCCAACTGAGAACGGTGCTCACAACTTGATCTCTTGCGTAGGTGAGGCTTGCTGTGCTGTCATCTGTGGCGAGGATGAAGAAAACAGCGAATCAAGTCTACATGTCAGGGCCGGTTCTTCATTTCCTCCCTGTGATCACTCGCCTAAAGGGTGTGATGATGAGAAGTGCAATTTCGTTTCGATTCTGCGAAGTGATCGGATGGAAGAGGGTCGGTTATTCTCTACCTGGTGTAAGTCATTAGACCTCGTGTCTAATCTCAACGCATCCACCGGATACCCTACTCAATTCGAAATTGCTTATTCGTCCATTCATGAATGGAGCGTTCCCGTAGCCGAGAATCGGTCTATTCTCCAGGTCTGGCGACTGTAACAGCCAGATATCACAGCTCGTTCCACCATAAAAGAGGAATAATGAGCTGCCGCTTTTGGGGTCCCACTGCTTTGGGAAACCTCATTCATCGACTTTTGAATACGTACCTGATGCGCCTTAGTTGTTTACAGTTTTAGCTGTCTAACATCAAGATGCCTTCGATTACCTCTTTTGCTATAGCGCAATCACGGGGGAAACGTCTTGAATAAGTAGATGAACTAAGCCAGTAAGTCGATTGTCTCTGATGATACGAATGAGAACAGACTTGCTGATTGAATGGTGCAAAACCTACCCCTGGTTGTATACGACTCAAGCCATTGGCCTTTCAGGAAGAGAATCGGCCTGTCCTCCTTCGGCATTGAAGCTGATACTCCGATCATGTTCAGGTAAAACTTATGCGTTACTGGCGTCTTATTTGCAGTACACAACGATCCATCAGCCTGCACCTGCTGTTTACAGTCAACTTGGTGTTGGGAGTGCTGCTGTGTGGATTGTTAACACTTCAATATGAACGAGATATGCGGCACGCAGTTAGTGAAAAACGCGCCAGCCTGAAAGACGAAGCGATCGCTGTACACGCCGCCATATCCCACTTGACCGACGAACACAACATTGTAGCCGTGCAGAACTATATCGATACGGTTACCCGTGAAATGCGAAGTGCCTGGTCGCCTCATCACCACATTACGATTGATATGAAAAATGTAAAACTTACAGGATCATCAGAACAATGTGACAAATGCATCCGCAGTCTTCCGGTTAATTCGGAGTGTCCTGCCCCTTCGGAACTGGGAACCGACGAATATATCTCTGGAAAACATGCGGAAAATGGCGTCGCGGTCAAAGTGGAAGAAACTATCGACAACATTCGAGAATCCGCACGGCAGGAAGTCATTCTACGAACAGTTGTTCTCGGTGGGCTCGGGCTGTTTACCGCACTGATGGTGAACGGAATTCTGTTGCGAATCGTGGGGAATCCCATCAAGCGACTACTGCACACGGTACAACAGATTTCCGATGGAAAATTCGGTGTGGAGGCTCCCACCTTCGACACCTGGGAGATGCAGCAGTTAGCGGCCGGAATCAATTCCATGAGCCAGAAACTGGCGGACAATTCCCGCCAACAGCAATTGCAGATGCTCAAAGCGAGGCAAATACAAAGGCACCTTCTCCCCAACGGAGTTGATATTCCAGGTCTACAGTCCGCCTGCATTTTTGAACCAGCCGAAGATGTAGCCGGAGACTATTTCGATTTCCTCCCTCTCCCCGACGGGCGCTGGCTGATCTGCCTGGCCGATGTGATGGGGCATGGCGTTCCCGCGGCAATGGGAGCCGCCCTGCTGAAAGCATTGCTAGTGGCGGAATCCGAGAAAAGCTCGTTCGATTTATTGAGTGCGATGACACGAATCAACCGCCGGTTTGAAACCTCGATACTCCCGGGTACGTTCGCCTCGATGTTCCTGGCCAGCTGGAACCCGTCAACTGGCGAACTGGCCTATGCAAATGCCGGTCATGAACCGACCGTCCTGATGCGAGCGACGGGCGAAACAGAGATGCTGGAAAGTACAGGGACACTCCTTGGAATTGACGCCAGCATGAGCTGGGATGCCCACAAGGTCCGATTGACTGAGAGCGACCGACTGCTGATGTTCAGTGATGGAGCGAAAGAAGTTCATGATGCACGTGGAAAGATCTTCGGCATGAAAAGACTCTCTCGCATACTGGCCGACAATGCCAAACAGGATACCGATCTAGCAATCGAGGGAATCTTTCAGGAGATCGAATCTCATCGTGGTCAAGCTCCTCGGTTGGACGACCTCACGCTTGTTTTGCTGGCGTGTACGATACCATTAAAACCGCTCCGCCCTACGTTGAAGGAGCAGACTCATTCCAATTAGCAACAACATCACTGCGATGTATATTGTTGTTCGATATTACTGAGACAAGTCTCACGATGTGGATCATCTGAATTCACAAGAGTTATAAATCAAAACCGATCCGAGAATTACTTTAGGAGTCTTACGATGACAAGGAATGTCACCATTTTCACTGCTGTAATCGCGATCATCAGTTCGATGATGATTTCTGCCCAGGCCGCGAGCCCAGCCGAACAGGCAGTCAATCAGGCGGCGGAAAACAATCAGTTTTCTTATGTCCTGTTTTATAAAGCGAATGATGCCGCTACCAAAGCGATGCACGGAACACTTACGGCTACGCTTTCCAAGCGAACAGATACAGCCATCATTCCAGTGAATGCGGCGGACTCTAACGAGCAAGTTTTGATCAAACGATTCGATGTGACTCGTCTCCCCTTGCCTGCCGTTGCGGTCCTGGCTCCTAACGGGGCTGTCTGCAGCGTGATGCCTCGACAAGTTTCTTCTCAGCAGCTTTTAGCTTGCATCGTTTCTCCCGTTCAGGCAACCTGCCTGAAGACTCTGCAGGATAACAAACTCGTTGCTCTGTGCGTTCTGCCTAATGCTCAAGCGTCTATCCCACAGGGTGTTGTCAATTTCAAACAAGACAAACACTTTCAGGATCGGACCCGGGTCATTCCTGTTCTAGCCACCGACGAGCAGGAAGCCAAATTCCTGAACCAACTCAAGGTTCCGACAAACCAGTCAACAGCTGTAGTCGCCTTCATTGCTCCTCCTGGTGTGATGGTGGGGATGTTCAACGAGAAAGTCACACAGAATGAGATGGCGGAGAAACTGGCCGCCGCGGGACAGTGTTGTGAAGACGAGAATTGTAAACACAATAAGTCAGCCAGCGGCTCGGCTCCTCAACGGCGCTAGACTTGTCACGGCGTCTTAACCGGTAACGAATCCTCCGCACATCGGGAATGAATTTACCACACCCTTATTTTCTCAAGATAATTTCTCAAGCGTCCCTAACAGTATCAGGAATGGATTCCATGAATTTACGA is part of the Polystyrenella longa genome and harbors:
- a CDS encoding DUF1592 domain-containing protein; translation: MMTTKNILSIFVGSLLLVPVQVWAQSSETPPVVKHVIQETCVDCHNSDYAEGGLDLSALTYDLSDRQRRQQWVRIHDRINQGEMPPDSDDLPAEQRNSLVQALSVTLLEADAKEVAETGRGPMRRLNRDEYQQNLRDLLSLPSLDIRDMVPEDREAFHFNKTAETLDITRVQLTAYLNATEAALMHALASGVVPPEQISFRAVGRSLFSVKATFGNREAMFFARDGKALDNKQVDETPNDENIELALFRSAHWPYYGYPAGFVAKRSGEYRVRFSARSVLQLPGYELKPATTPIPMTFRARKPSGADVSGDVRATGGLIDIQPEQASYETTVHLKEQETFEYSLLGLPVPLARNVNGGPPTYRYPPFPEGGQPGVAFQWLEIEGPLSPEEWPPKSHRVLFDELPIETSDPASHLPVQVISEQPEQDAKRLLQRFINRASREPVSEEVVSRYEGLVHQRIQEGATFTEAMLAAYKAFLCSGHILFLQEPAGADDTYAVASRLSHFLTNSRPDAQLRELAREVRLTDPEVLRAETDRLIEGKYFNRFVNNFTDYWLNLRHVNRDEPDVRLHPEYRFDSYLIESMEREPRQFFSAMIRENLSVSFLIDSDYIYANDRLASHYGLEPISGSALQQVSLPAESPYGGLLTQAAIMKVTSNGTSTSPVIRGAWIMDRLMGQPPPPPPASVPAVEPDIRGAKTIRELLALHTESESCAKCHARFDPVGLALENFDILGSWRTQYRGLEEGESVSGIDRAGHDFKYTLATSVDASGKLLDGREFQDIFALKQLLLKETRGLARNLLQQFVVYATGTPVRFSDRVEIERILDANAAENYPVRNLIHGLVQSRIFLGSAPVEVNQDE
- a CDS encoding DUF1552 domain-containing protein → MNKLNRRRFLKGLGVTVSLPWLESIASRSVRGEEPVEPPQRMLMISNNLGILSTPFFPENTGKDYQLSPYLNELADFRNDFSVISGLSHPDVAGGHSTENCFLTAARGPTRSGFRNSISLDQYAAEALGPVTRFSTLNLGVNIDKANRSLSWTRDGALLPAEDRASVLFHKMFVQEEAKAIKQHLQRLEERRSILDVLMDDTRKIEIRLGQEDRARLDQYLTSIREVEMRLESEREWELRPKPVTDQPEPQDIQDQKLFFEKFDLMLSMAQLALESDCTRIVTLMVDAFATPAFQLHEGQQTSDGYHNLSHHGQAEEKLAQLEDADRQQMGLLHKLLQNLASKPQGDQRLLDYTSVLYGSNMGDANTHDNTNLPILLAGGDYQHGQHLAFRHDENAPLCNLFVSMLQKLGIETDEFGSSTGTLSGV
- a CDS encoding PP2C family protein-serine/threonine phosphatase, yielding MRYWRLICSTQRSISLHLLFTVNLVLGVLLCGLLTLQYERDMRHAVSEKRASLKDEAIAVHAAISHLTDEHNIVAVQNYIDTVTREMRSAWSPHHHITIDMKNVKLTGSSEQCDKCIRSLPVNSECPAPSELGTDEYISGKHAENGVAVKVEETIDNIRESARQEVILRTVVLGGLGLFTALMVNGILLRIVGNPIKRLLHTVQQISDGKFGVEAPTFDTWEMQQLAAGINSMSQKLADNSRQQQLQMLKARQIQRHLLPNGVDIPGLQSACIFEPAEDVAGDYFDFLPLPDGRWLICLADVMGHGVPAAMGAALLKALLVAESEKSSFDLLSAMTRINRRFETSILPGTFASMFLASWNPSTGELAYANAGHEPTVLMRATGETEMLESTGTLLGIDASMSWDAHKVRLTESDRLLMFSDGAKEVHDARGKIFGMKRLSRILADNAKQDTDLAIEGIFQEIESHRGQAPRLDDLTLVLLACTIPLKPLRPTLKEQTHSN